In Triticum aestivum cultivar Chinese Spring chromosome 5B, IWGSC CS RefSeq v2.1, whole genome shotgun sequence, the following proteins share a genomic window:
- the LOC123117406 gene encoding verprolin-like — protein MATNCPDKNDGVAGHPGAPPPPPTQPTPAPDPNSLPSTPQQSSPSFFLPPPCHYPSQPDEWSNISALDNDDAMNASVFSYIDYLNPSLPPLLDATPFAPFVQPAMPPPSQQQHRYPSQPDEGSSIPALGNNDAMNASLFGDYFNASSPPPPSSASPLAPSVQPAMQLPHYSQQLPAMATMGETQYYYSEAGPGHALLPDAPPPPAAETTKPAGGRRRGRPRGSTAKSKPKSKVTNTAAAAARRQQEAATASAIIARQETVGAGSAGVVEEVEEEQKVVEYADTNIPGIRFKPTDAEIIWYLERKYHGHPLPVNFIKEFDVFEDHPDTVQEKYGESQDGVWYVFTSRDQKYKNGTRPVRSVGTVGFWKSSGKEEDVLDKNNVKIGRMNTLTFKLGHQPKGTPTPWRLKEYRMEKYQEDPNPSSMLLDPWVICKLFRAKDPPAGQHDLPVQAGDQPDEGDEHASEANGRGGEDGNQPPNGPEPELGMENCYFSLDDFTHGDSKDQ, from the exons ATGGCGACGAATTGCCCCGACAAGAACGACGGCGTGGCCGGCCACCCCggcgctccaccaccaccaccgacacAGCCCACCCCGGCGCCGGACCCCAACTCCTTGCCGTCGACTCCGCAGCAGTCGTCCCCGTCCTTTTTCTTGCCACCGCCGTGTCATTACCCGTCGCAACCAGATGAATGGTCGAACATCTCTGCGCTCGACAACGATGACGCCATGAATGCCAGCGTTTTCAGCTATATCGATTATCTTAACCCCTCACTGCCGCCTCTGTTGGACGCCACCCCGTTTGCGCCCTTCGTGCAGCCGGCGATGCCTCCGCCGTCGCAACAGCAGCATCGCTATCCATCGCAACCAGATGAAGGGTCGAGCATCCCTGCGCTGGGTAACAACGACGCCATGAATGCCAGCCTTTTCGGCGATTATTTTAATgcctcctcaccgccgccgccgtcgagcgcCAGCCCGCTTGCCCCCTCCGTGCAGCCGGCGATGCAACTGCCACACTACAGCCAGCAGCTACCAGCCATGGCGACCATGGGAGAAACTCAGTACTACTACTCCGAAGCCGGTCCAGGGCACGCCTTACTCCCGGACGCGCCACCACCGCCGGCAGCTGAGACCACCAAGCcggccggagggcggcgccgcggccggCCTCGTGGCAGCACCGCAAAGTCCAAGCCCAAGTCGAAGGTCACCAACACCGCCGCTGCAGCTGCGCGCCGGCAGCAAGAAGCTGCTACCGCGTCTGCCATCATCGCCCGGCAGGAAACCGTGGGCGCCGGCAGCGCGGgggtggtggaggaggtggaggaggagcaaaAGGTGGTGGAGTACGCGGACACGAACATCCCGGGCATTCGGTTCAAGCCGACGGACGCGGAGATCATCTGGTACCTGGAGAGGAAGTACCACGGCCACCCGTTGCCCGTCAACTTCATCAAGGAGTTCGATGTCTTCGAGGACCATCCCGACACGGTCCAAG AGAAGTACGGGGAGAGCCAGGACGGGGTATGGTACGTGTTCACATCCAGGGACCAGAAATACAAGAACGGCACCCGGCCAGTTCGGTCCGTCGGGACAGTGGGCTTCTGGAAATCCAGCGGCAAAGAGGAAGATGTACTAGACAAGAATAATGTCAAGATCGGGAGAATGAACACCCTCACATTCAAGCTCGGCCACCAGCCAAAGGGGACGCCGACCCCCTGGAGGTTGAAGGAGTACCGCATGGAGAAGTACCAGGAAGACCCTAATCCCTCCTCCATGCTG CTTGACCCGTGGGTGATCTGCAAATTGTTCCGTGCTAAAGATCCACCAGCAGGCCAGCATGATTTGCCTGTTCAGGCGGGAGATCAACCAGATGAGGGTGATGAACACGCCAGCGAGGCAAATGGCCGCGGAGGCGAAGACGGGAATCAGCCGCCCAATGGCCCTGAACCAGAGCTGGGCATGGAAAACTGCTacttctcacttgatgattttacacatggagaCTCCAAAGATCAATGA
- the LOC123113909 gene encoding uncharacterized protein: MKVRASVKRLCGFCKVVKRRGIVFIHCTSNQKHKQRQGFSTIAACLPPPPPPTSASAAAFAEASKVARQEMSTKFNWPLGLAALLKNGDK; this comes from the exons atgaaggtCCGCGCATCGGTGAAGCGGCTGTGCGGCTTCTGCAAGGTGGTGAAGCGGCGGGGGATCGTCTTCATCCACTGCACCTCCAACCAGAAGCACAAGCAGCGCCAGGGCTTCTCCACCATCGCCGCCTGCCtcccgcccccgccaccgccgacctccgcctccgccgccgcgttCGCCGA GGCTTCCAAGGTGGCCCGACAGGAGATGTCAACGAAGTTCAACTGGCCGCTGGGTCTAGCTGCCCTGCTCAAGAATGGTGACAAATAA